A region of Odocoileus virginianus isolate 20LAN1187 ecotype Illinois chromosome 11, Ovbor_1.2, whole genome shotgun sequence DNA encodes the following proteins:
- the SELP gene encoding LOW QUALITY PROTEIN: P-selectin (The sequence of the model RefSeq protein was modified relative to this genomic sequence to represent the inferred CDS: inserted 3 bases in 2 codons; deleted 1 base in 1 codon; substituted 1 base at 1 genomic stop codon) produces MASCPKAIWNWRFQRVVFRTVQLLCFSVLIFELMNQKEVSAWTYHYSNKSYSWNYSRAFCQKYYTDLVAIQNKNEIAYLNETIPYYSSYYWIGIRKINNKWTWVGTKKTLTQEAENWADNEPNNKKNNQDCVEIYIKSPSAPGKWNDEPCWKKKRALCYRASCQDMSCSKQGECIETIGNYTCSCYPGFYGPECEHVRECGEFDLPQHVHMNCSHPLGNFSFNSRCSFHCTEGYILNGPRELECLASGIWTNSPPQCIAVQCPALKSPEQGSMSCFHSTKAFQHQSSCSFSCEEGFALLGPEVVHCTASGVWTAPTPVCKAMQCEFLEAPTKGILDCVHALVSLAXGSRCKFECKTHXVRGDDKLXCLGPGWETPPLPAFKAIACEPLESPVHGSMTCSPSSRAFQYNTNCSFHCAEGFTLRGADTVRCADSGQWTAPAPVCQALQCQNLPTSNKVRVNCSHPFGDFRYQSTCSFTCDEGSFLVGASVLQCLDTGNWDAPFPECQAVTCAPLPNPQNGEKTCVQPLGGSSYKSTCWFTCHEGFSLSGPERLDCTSSGHWTGSPPTCEAIKCPELSAPEQGSLDCPDMHGEFIVGSICHFSCNKGLKLEGSNHVECTASGRWTAPPPVCKVDTASAPVPVVQCPPLIAPMQGTMSCQHHLRNFGLNTTCHFGCKAGFTLMGDSAVRCRPSRQWTAVAPMCRAVKCSKLPITEPIVMNCSNPWGNFSYGSICSFHCPEGQLLSGSERIACQENGQWSTTMPTCQAGPLTIQETLTYVGGAAACTTGLVTGSILLALLRRRCRQKDDGKSPLNPQSHLGTYGVFTNAAFDPSP; encoded by the exons GCCAGCTGCCCAAAAGCCATCTGGAACTGGCGATTTCAGAGAGTGGTCTTCAGAACTGTCCAACTCCTTTGCTTCAGTGTCCTGATCTTCG AGCTAATGAACCAGAAAGAAGTATCAGCATGGACCTACCACTACAGCAATAAATCATATTCATGGAATTATTCCCGGGCATTCTGCCAGAAGTACTACACGGATTTAGTGGCCATCCAGAATAAAAACGAGATTGCTTATCTCAATGAGACCATACCTTACTACAGCTCTTACTACTGGATTGGTATTCGAAAGATCAACAATAAGTGGACCTGGGTGGGAACCAAGAAGACTCTCACTCAGGAAGCTGAGAACTGGGCTGACAATGAGcctaacaacaaaaagaacaaccAGGACTGTGTGGAGATCTACATCAAGAGTCCGTCAGCACCTGGCAAGTGGAATGATGAGCCCTGTTGGAAAAAAAAGCGAGCACTCTGCTATAGAG CCTCCTGCCAGGACATGTCCTGCAGCAAACAAGGAGAGTGCATTGAGACCATCGGGAACTACACCTGCTCCTGTTACCCTGGGTTCTACGGACCGGAGTGTGAACATG TCAGAGAGTGTGGCGAATTTGACCTTCCTCAACATGTGCACATGAACTGCAGTCACCCtcttggaaacttctctttcaaCTCACGGTGCAGCTTCCACTGCACTGAAGGATACATATTGAATGGACCTAGGGAGCTGGAGTGTTTGGCTTCTGGAATCTGGACGAATTCACCCCCACAGTGCATAG CTGTCCAGTGCCCGGCTCTGAAGTCTCCGGAGCAAGGAAGCATGAGCTGTTTCCATTCCACAAAAGCATTCCAGCACCAGTCCAGCTGCAGCTTCAGCTGCGAAGAGGGATTTGCATTACTTGGGCCAGAGGTAGTGCATTGCACAGCTTCAGGGGTGTGGACAGCGCCAACTCCGGTGTGTAAAG CTATGCAGTGTGAGTTCCTGGAAGCCCCTACCAAAGGAATCCTGGACTGTGTCCATGCCCTCGTTTCCCTTG GTGGCTCTCGCTGCAAATTTGAATGCAAAACTCATTGAGTGAGGGGCGACGACAAACT CTGCCTCGGCCCTGGCTGGGAGACCCCACCCTTGCCAGCCTTCAAGG CCATTGCCTGTGAG CCCCTGGAGAGTCCTGTCCATGGAAGCATGACTTGCTCCCCATCTTCGAGAGCATTCCAATACAACACCAACTGTAGCTTTCATTGTGCTGAGGGTTTCACGCTGAGAGGAGCTGATACAGTTCGATGTGCTGATTCGGGACAGTGGACAGCGCCAGCCCCAGTCTGTCAAG CATTGCAGTGCCAGAATCTTCCGACCTCAAACAAGGTCCGGGTGAACTGCTCACATCCCTTTGGTGACTTCAGGTACCAGTCGACCTGTAGCTTTACCTGCGATGAAGGATCATTCCTGGTGGGAGCAAGTGTGCTGCAGTGCCTGGATACGGGGAACTGGGATGctccttttccagaatgccaaG CTGTTACCTGCGCACCTCTGCCAAACCCTCAGAACGGAGAAAAGACTTGTGTCCAACCTCTTGGAGGTTCCAGTTATAAGTCCACATGCTGGTTCACATGTCATGAGGGATTCTCTTTATCCGGACCAGAAAGACTGGACTGTACTTCATCTGGACACTGGACGGGTTCCCCACCCACGTGTGAAG CCATCAAGTGTCCGGAACTATCTGCCCccgagcagggaagcctggactgtCCTGACATGCATGGAGAATTCATTGTTGGCTCCATCTGCCACTTCTCCTGTAATAAGGGCTTGAAGCTGGAGGGGTCTAACCATGTTGAGTGCACAGCTTCTGGGAGATGGACAGCACCCCCACCAGTCTGCAAAG TGGACACAGCATCAGCTCCTGTTCCAGTGGTGCAATGCCCACCCCTCATCgctccaatgcagggaacaatGTCCTGTCAGCATCATCTGAGGAACTTTGGTTTGAATACCACTTGCCACTTTGGATGCAAAGCTGGATTCACACTCATGGGAGACAGTGCTGTCCGATGCAGACCTTCCAGACAATGGACAGCAGTAGCTCCCATGTGCAGAG CTGTCAAATGCTCCAAGCTACCCATTACTGAGCCAATAGTGATGAACTGCTCCAACCCTTGGGGAAATTTCAGCTATGGATCAATCTGCAGCTTCCATTGCCCAGAGGGTCAATTACTTAGTGGCTCAGAAAGAATAGCATGCCAAGAGAATGGTCAGTGGTCAACAACCATGCCAACCTGCCAAG CAGGGCCACTGACTATCCAGGAAACCCTGACTTATGTTGGTGGAGCAGCAGCTTGTACAACAGGCTTAGTGACGGGTTCGATACTCCTGGCTCTACTAAGAAGGCGTTGCAGACAAAAAG ATGATGGAAAAAGCCCCTTGAACCCTCAAAG cCACCTAGGAACATATGGAGTTTTTACAAATGCTGCATTTGACCCAAGCCCTTAA